A genomic stretch from Treponema primitia ZAS-1 includes:
- a CDS encoding TonB-dependent receptor, with translation MNHPYPAAVLLLALVLAWTPELTGAQEAAADTSSVSMEADEALPEDTEVFRLPEAGVNANQDTPELITREEMDRDDVNDLWEAVRYTPGVILSGGGRRNDSNFSVRGFGSDSVPVFVDGIVMANPYRGEGDGARFLTGDMESIEIEKGYSSELLGANTLGGAVLLRTAKPKKPFEASLKTSFDFDSILHYADATHVVSAGTKLEYFYAKAVFQYRDVDHYRLPEDFEPTTDNPQEKGDRLWSDSDDLKLTLMAGTTPIPDLDIWLAYVYQDSDKGLSPPDTNLRDYAIWEWPVWKRHSVSLNSIFAAGPLSFSALAYFDKYDNRLDEYYTLKAWQRGIHAPHSDYDEYSTGGRLTGTWEINSWNTLQGALTYKKEDHLGLRGSYKNEDDLTEEMHVNEDTWSVGMEHAINPWDPLTVKAGFGFDALIPNEYWNEENEYLKLLDASYFIVKTQDKFLYTWQAGAFYKITGDHELRLTYARKNHFPNMSQRYSTRFGSAMPNPNLGPEIANHFELGYRGYFGGIGDFIYALTVNAALYYSVITGKIVTVGWPNPHHPSASVDISRNLDSTAFWGFELAPEISLKKFLSTGMSFSWNQNTINHSQAGIKVLPYYPEITLNGYMVIKPLEVLSIIPRVEYTGSRFANTEGFEKLEAYFLAHLKVSYDFGKYITASVGVENIFDKYYEIRQYAPMAGRSFNISLTARY, from the coding sequence ATGAATCACCCCTATCCTGCAGCAGTATTACTGCTGGCCCTTGTCTTAGCCTGGACGCCGGAACTTACCGGCGCCCAGGAAGCGGCGGCGGATACTTCGTCCGTTTCCATGGAAGCGGACGAAGCTTTGCCTGAGGACACCGAAGTATTCCGCCTGCCCGAAGCGGGGGTAAATGCCAACCAGGACACCCCCGAACTGATTACCCGGGAAGAGATGGACCGGGATGACGTCAATGATCTTTGGGAGGCGGTGCGGTACACCCCGGGGGTGATCCTTTCCGGGGGCGGCCGACGCAACGATTCTAACTTTTCGGTTCGGGGTTTTGGTTCGGACAGTGTTCCTGTCTTCGTGGACGGAATAGTCATGGCCAATCCTTACCGGGGAGAAGGGGATGGCGCCCGTTTCCTTACTGGGGATATGGAAAGCATCGAAATAGAAAAGGGGTACAGCTCGGAACTCCTGGGGGCAAATACCCTGGGGGGAGCGGTGCTTCTCCGTACCGCGAAACCCAAAAAACCCTTTGAAGCTTCCCTTAAAACCAGCTTTGATTTTGACAGCATCCTGCATTATGCGGACGCAACCCATGTGGTAAGCGCCGGAACTAAGCTGGAGTATTTTTACGCCAAGGCGGTATTCCAATACCGGGATGTGGATCATTACAGGCTTCCTGAAGATTTTGAGCCCACAACGGACAACCCCCAGGAAAAGGGGGACCGGCTCTGGTCCGATTCCGACGATTTAAAGCTTACCCTTATGGCGGGGACAACCCCCATACCGGATCTTGATATTTGGCTTGCCTATGTGTATCAGGACTCGGATAAGGGGCTTTCTCCTCCGGATACCAATCTTCGGGATTACGCTATCTGGGAATGGCCGGTATGGAAGCGGCACAGCGTTTCTCTCAACAGCATCTTTGCTGCCGGTCCCCTCTCCTTCAGTGCCCTGGCGTACTTTGATAAATACGATAACCGTCTGGATGAATACTATACCTTGAAGGCTTGGCAGCGGGGTATCCATGCACCCCATTCGGATTACGATGAATATTCCACCGGCGGCCGTCTTACAGGAACATGGGAAATAAATAGCTGGAACACCCTTCAGGGAGCGCTTACGTATAAAAAAGAAGATCACCTAGGACTGCGGGGCAGTTACAAGAATGAGGATGATCTGACCGAGGAGATGCATGTTAATGAAGATACCTGGTCGGTGGGTATGGAGCACGCGATAAACCCCTGGGATCCCCTGACGGTGAAAGCCGGGTTCGGATTTGACGCACTCATCCCCAATGAATACTGGAATGAAGAAAATGAATACTTAAAACTTCTGGATGCCAGTTATTTTATTGTTAAGACCCAAGATAAGTTTCTCTATACCTGGCAGGCCGGGGCTTTTTATAAGATCACCGGGGATCACGAACTACGACTGACCTATGCCCGGAAAAATCACTTTCCCAATATGTCCCAGCGCTATTCAACCCGGTTCGGATCGGCCATGCCAAATCCAAACCTGGGACCGGAAATCGCCAATCACTTTGAGCTGGGTTACCGGGGGTATTTCGGCGGCATCGGAGACTTCATTTACGCCCTTACCGTGAATGCCGCCCTGTACTACAGTGTTATTACCGGAAAAATTGTAACCGTTGGATGGCCGAACCCGCATCACCCCAGCGCATCCGTGGATATTTCCCGAAACCTGGATTCAACTGCTTTCTGGGGGTTCGAGTTGGCCCCTGAAATAAGTTTAAAAAAATTCCTGAGTACCGGCATGAGCTTCTCATGGAACCAGAACACCATCAATCACAGCCAAGCCGGCATTAAGGTCCTGCCCTATTACCCGGAAATTACCTTGAACGGGTATATGGTGATCAAACCCCTGGAAGTGCTTTCGATTATTCCCCGGGTAGAATATACGGGTTCCCGTTTTGCCAACACCGAGGGATTTGAAAAACTGGAGGCCTATTTCCTCGCCCACCTCAAGGTAAGCTATGACTTTGGTAAATATATTACCGCCTCCGTAGGGGTGGAAAATATTTTTGACAAATACTACGAAATCAGGCAATATGCTCCGATGGCAGGA
- a CDS encoding fibronectin type III domain-containing protein: MFLKKNWSWVFNLALALSILMLIACPMESDDDDIPLPAPGSIQITANDGALVLQWTRVAAAGGVDPTYKIFISESNNSLEAVEIFPTDGSGGSLVKYTISELENHKTYYIWVKAAYAGLGESDFTGVYQGTPIPPPANPGTLTVAPYEEMLGVSWVAVTDASFYEVYYKAGGAGETPPTDATMETVAEPTVMIEELDNGTSYTVWVRAGNTAGNSAGYATAAGTPVVPTTPPTADKKPETPTVVPGNAKLTLKWTPVSDVPSYKLYYGTTNDFSQATPVEKPILPKASPVSGDITGLVNGTSYYVWVQSWNSASTKDNSPVSDPASGIPQAKAAIDYSNTTFSLGSAGAEFVYAQTLPPSVFNPTGRPNSDRMTRVQETGLGNLFTDGAAWYIRDKYPEQNISFVFLHGAYIDNVLPAGDITVGSLSAIVRTADREDKFVLLSLTGAQLKAFFDEVADVVHSGRGGPSNTAFFGNVSSEVHYTLQYRKPPELTQAIIDGTEAKYSDMDTSPYTRGRIKAGTLKINGVDIDDTKTYRICTTETLATGAFFDTLLDGINKVVTDDIFWHGVAEYIYDQGADLIPLVDGRIVIEGGVPLPSPWVAGDWIYTEE, translated from the coding sequence ATGTTTTTAAAGAAAAATTGGAGTTGGGTATTCAACCTTGCACTTGCACTGAGTATCCTTATGCTTATTGCCTGTCCCATGGAAAGCGACGATGATGATATCCCTCTTCCCGCCCCGGGATCCATCCAGATAACGGCGAATGATGGAGCCCTGGTATTACAATGGACCAGGGTTGCCGCTGCTGGGGGTGTTGATCCCACCTATAAAATATTCATAAGTGAGTCCAATAATAGCTTAGAGGCAGTCGAGATATTTCCCACTGACGGCAGCGGCGGGTCGCTGGTAAAATACACCATTAGTGAGCTTGAAAATCACAAGACCTATTATATCTGGGTAAAGGCTGCATATGCAGGACTTGGGGAATCAGATTTCACCGGCGTGTATCAAGGAACACCCATTCCACCGCCGGCCAACCCCGGTACCTTGACCGTTGCACCCTATGAGGAAATGCTTGGGGTAAGCTGGGTTGCGGTAACAGACGCGTCTTTCTATGAGGTATATTACAAAGCGGGCGGGGCAGGGGAAACACCGCCTACAGATGCAACCATGGAAACCGTAGCCGAACCAACGGTGATGATTGAGGAATTAGACAATGGTACAAGTTATACGGTATGGGTTAGGGCCGGGAATACCGCCGGTAATTCCGCCGGATACGCCACCGCCGCGGGAACGCCCGTAGTTCCTACTACACCGCCGACGGCAGACAAGAAACCCGAAACCCCCACCGTTGTTCCGGGAAATGCAAAATTAACCTTGAAATGGACTCCTGTTTCCGATGTCCCCAGTTATAAATTGTACTACGGAACCACCAATGATTTCTCCCAAGCGACACCGGTTGAAAAACCTATCCTCCCAAAGGCATCGCCAGTGAGCGGTGATATTACCGGCCTCGTCAACGGCACATCCTACTATGTATGGGTCCAGTCCTGGAATTCTGCTAGTACTAAAGATAATTCACCGGTCAGCGACCCTGCGAGCGGAATTCCCCAAGCGAAAGCTGCAATTGATTACAGTAACACAACATTTAGTTTAGGCAGCGCTGGCGCCGAGTTTGTCTATGCCCAGACTCTTCCCCCCAGCGTCTTTAATCCGACCGGAAGGCCCAATTCGGACCGTATGACCCGGGTACAGGAGACCGGTTTAGGTAATCTGTTTACCGATGGCGCTGCATGGTATATCAGGGATAAATATCCTGAGCAAAACATTAGCTTTGTATTCCTCCATGGGGCCTACATAGACAATGTACTTCCGGCCGGGGATATTACCGTGGGCAGTCTTTCGGCTATAGTCCGAACGGCTGACAGGGAAGATAAATTCGTGCTCCTCTCCCTGACTGGGGCTCAGCTCAAAGCCTTCTTCGACGAGGTGGCCGATGTAGTACACAGCGGCAGGGGCGGACCTTCGAACACCGCTTTCTTCGGCAATGTTTCCAGCGAAGTACACTACACCCTCCAGTATCGTAAACCGCCGGAACTAACACAGGCGATAATCGACGGAACAGAAGCAAAATACAGCGATATGGACACTTCGCCGTATACGAGGGGGCGCATAAAAGCCGGTACCCTCAAGATAAACGGAGTGGATATTGATGATACAAAAACTTACCGTATCTGTACCACCGAGACGCTTGCCACCGGGGCATTTTTTGATACCCTGTTAGATGGTATAAATAAAGTGGTGACCGATGACATCTTCTGGCACGGAGTAGCGGAATATATCTACGATCAGGGTGCGGATCTTATTCCACTGGTTGATGGCCGTATTGTGATCGAAGGGGGAGTTCCCCTTCCATCGCCCTGGGTAGCGGGTGACTGGATTTATACTGAGGAGTGA